TCGATGGCGTCGGCAAAACCCATATCGAGCATCCGGTCAGCTTCATCCAGCACCAGCGTCTGCAGGGCATCAAGGCTTACCGTCTCCTTTTTCAGGTGATCCAGCAGTCGGCCCGGCGTGGCGACAATGATGTGAGGAGCATGGATCAGCGAGTCGCGCTGGAGACTGAACGGCACACCGCCGCACAGCGTCAGCACCTTGATGTTCGGCAGGTAGCGCGCCAGCCGGCGCAGTTCATTGGCGACCTGATCGGCGAGTTCGCGTGTCGGGCACAGCACCAGCGACTGGGTGTTGAACTGCCCGGCATCCAACTGCTGCAACAGGCCCAGCCCGAAAGCCGCGGTTTTGCCGCTGCCGGTTTTCGCCTGCGCGCGGACATCTTTACCTGCGAGGATCGCTGGTAACGCCGCGGCCTGAATCGGGGTCATGGTCAGGTAGCCCAGCTCGTTAAGGGTGGTGAGTTGTTCCGCAGGAAGCGCGTTAAGTTCAGCAAATGAGGTCACGGTGAGAATTCCAGATGAAATAAGCCGGCAATGATACCATCCCTTTCCTGCCGCGCCGTGAGGAGTTTTCACCTCGCCGCCATCGGGTTCGGCTAATATCGCAAGGCAGGGTTAGCTCAGGTCACTTTTTTCGAAGAGAGACTTTCGAAAAGAAATGTTCGACAAGAAATATTCGAAGAGAAATGAGCGGCGAATAAAAACGAATGCCGAGACGTTAACTCATCATTCACACCGCGCATTCATTAACCCTGGAGTAAATACGATGAACCCTGTCTCCCGCTTCCAACCTTCCATTGCCCGTCGTCTGGCTATCCCGGTACTGCTGTTTTCTTTGCACGTCCCGCAGGTGTTTGCTGCCGGCGACGACGACACCAACCGTAAAACGCCCGACTGCCCGGCCGGCCAGATTTATAACAGCGCCACGAAACAGTGTGTGCCGGAGAAAACCAGCCGTCTTAGCGATCAGGATAAAACGAACTATGCTTATCATCTGGCTAAAAAAGGTGAGTATCAGGCGGCGCTGAACCTGCTGGATACCCTGAAAAACGGCAATACCGCCGAAGCCTGGAACTACCGGGGGTACGCCACGCGAAAACTCGGGCGTACCGACGAAGGCATCGGCTATTATCAACGCTCGCTGGCGCTTAACCCGAATTATGCGAAAGTGCGCGAATATCTCGGCGAAGCGTGGCTGGTGAAAGGCCGCCCCGATCTGGCGCGGGAACAACTGAAAACGATCGCCGGTCTGTGCGGCCAAAACTGCGAAGAGTATCGCGATTTACAGGCCGCGATTAACGGGCATCCTGAATCCTGAGTATCAGCACGAGGACAAAAAAATCACTACCAGTGAAGTTCGCCAGCAGCTTGCCGCGCATCTGACACGCCTGTGGCGCTATGGTCTGGTGCTGTCGCGCAGTCACGACGCTGCTGAAGAATTAGTTCAGTCCACCTGCGTTCGCGCGCTCGAAAA
This region of Dickeya dadantii NCPPB 898 genomic DNA includes:
- a CDS encoding tetratricopeptide repeat protein, which encodes MNPVSRFQPSIARRLAIPVLLFSLHVPQVFAAGDDDTNRKTPDCPAGQIYNSATKQCVPEKTSRLSDQDKTNYAYHLAKKGEYQAALNLLDTLKNGNTAEAWNYRGYATRKLGRTDEGIGYYQRSLALNPNYAKVREYLGEAWLVKGRPDLAREQLKTIAGLCGQNCEEYRDLQAAINGHPES